The proteins below come from a single Miscanthus floridulus cultivar M001 chromosome 1, ASM1932011v1, whole genome shotgun sequence genomic window:
- the LOC136535779 gene encoding very-long-chain aldehyde decarbonylase GL1-5-like — MATNPGLFTEWPWKKLGNFKYLLLAPWVAHGVYLAATKGWKAADLGYIAIFPLLLLRMLHNQVWITVSRLQNARSRRQIVDRGIEFEQVDRERNWDDQILLSGILLYLGAMYLPGGQHLPLWRADGAVLIALLHAGPVELIYYLFHRALHHHFLYTRYHSHHHASIVTEPITSVIHPFAELVAYELLFGIPLIVCTLNGTASILAFEIYVIYIDFMNNMGHCNFELVPNWLFKWFPPLKYLMYTPSFHSLHHTQFRTNYSLFMPFYDYIYNTMDKSSDTLYEKSLKGKEETVDVVHLTHLTSLHSIYHMRPGFAEYASRPYASRWYVRMMWPMSWLSMVLTWTYGSSFTVERTVMKKLKMQSWAIPRYNFHYGFTWEKEAINSLVEKAICEADKQGAKVVSLGLFNQAHNLNGNGKLYLQKYPKLGVRLVDGTSLAAAVVMNSVPQGTDQVVLAGNISKVARAVAAALCRKNIKVVMTNKQDYHFLKPNMAEDAAENLLFSKTTTAKVWLIGEGLDASEQFKAQKGTQFIPYSQFPPRMARKDTCTYSLTPAMAVPKTLQNVHSCENWLPRRVMSAWRIAGMVHALEGWNEHECGDIVLDMEKVWSGALVHGFRPVAQV; from the exons ATGGCGACGAACCCCGGCCTCTTCACCGAGTGGCCATGGAAGAAGCTCGGCAACTTCAAG TACCTGCTGCTGGCGCCGTGGGTGGCGCACGGCGTCTACCTCGCGGCAACCAAGGGGTGGAAGGCGGCCGACCTGGGGTACATCGCCATCTTCCCGTTGCTGCTCCTCCGGATGCTCCACAACCAGGTGTGGATCACCGTCTCGCGGCTCCAGAACGCGCGCAGCCGGCGGCAGATCGTGGACCGCGGCATCGAGTTCGAGCAGGTGGACCGCGAGCGCAACTGGGACGACCAGATCCTCCTCAGCGGCATCCTCCTGTACCTGGGCGCCATGTACCTGCCCGGCGGGCAGCACCTGCCGCTGTGGCGCGCGGACGGCGCCGTGCTCATCGCGCTGCTGCACGCCGGCCCCGTCGAGCTCATCTACTACTTGTTCCACCGCGCGCTGCACCACCACTTCCTCTACACCCGCTACCACTCCCACCACCACGCCTCCATCGTCACCGAGCCAATCACCT CCGTCATCCATCCATTTGCTGAGCTCGTGGCATATGAACTACTGTTCGGGATCCCATTGATTGTGTGCACCTTGAATGGAACTGCTTCCATTCTTGCATTTGAGATCTACGTGATCTACATCGACTTCATGAACAACATGGGTCACTGCAACTTTGAATTGGTACCCAATTGGCTCTTCAAATGGTTCCCTCCTCTCAAGTATCTCATGTACACACCCTC GTTTCATTCTCTTCACCACACTCAGTTCAGGACAAACTACTCCCTGTTCATGCCATTCTATGACTACATATATAACACCATGGACAAGTCATCAGATACGTTGTATGAGAAGTCACTCAAGGGCAAAGAAGAAACAGTAGATGTGGTTCATCTTACCCATCTTACTAGCCTGCACTCCATCTATCATATGAGGCCCGGGTTTGCAGAATACGCTTCTAGACCTTACGCTTCCAGGTGGTACGTGCGGATGATGTGGCCCATGTCATGGCTTTCCATGGTTctgacatggacatatggttCTTCATTTACTGTTGAGAGGACCGTCATGAAGAAACTCAAAATGCAATCATGGGCCATCCCAAGATACAATTTCCAT TATGGATTCACTTGGGAGAAGGAAGCAATCAATAGCCTGGTTGAGAAGGCGATATGTGAAGCTGACAAGCAAGGAGCTAAAGTTGTTAGCCTCGGACTCTTTAATCAG GCACATAACCTCAATGGAAATGGAAAACTTTATCTTCAGAAGTACCCAAAGTTGGGGGTAAGACTCGTAGATGGCACCAGCTTAGCTGCTGCAGTGGTTATGAATAGTGTTCCTCAAGGCACAGATCAAGTTGTTCTCGCAGGAAATATTTCAAAAGTTGCTCGTGCTGTTGCTGCAGCGTTATGTAGGAAGAACATCAAG GTAGTAATGACCAACAAGCAGGATTATCATTTCCTTAAGCCCAACATGGCAGAAGATGCAGCTGAGAACCTTTTGTTTTCAAAGACAACTACTGCAAAG GTGTGGTTAATTGGGGAAGGTCTAGATGCTTCTGAGCAGTTTAAGGCACAGAAAGGGACCCAGTTTATCCCATATTCACAGTTTCCACCAAGAATGGCACGCAAGGACACCTGCACCTACTCGCTAACTCCTGCAATGGCTGTGCCTAAAACACTACAGAATGTGCACTCCTGTGAG AATTGGCTGCCAAGGAGGGTCATGAGTGCATGGCGCATTGCTGGAATGGTTCATGCATTGGAGGGATGGAACGAGCATGAGTGTGGGGACATCGTGCTAGACATGGAGAAAGTGTGGTCTGGTGCTCTTGTGCATGGATTCCGCCCTGTGGCTCAAGTTTGA